tgtCTCAATGGCACTATAGAAGTAATAGCGGGATAACTCAAGAATTAAGACAAGTTTGATGTTTTGCTTCATGCTCGTTAGCAGAGCAGAcaaacatggagaaaaagaaaaccacattaCTGTGCATAAGCGTGAGTTTAATGCAACTCCTACTAGTTGAATGAAGCATACAGCAAGGTTTTGGTGTAGCACAGCATTCATGTGGAACAGTTAACTACTGTAACTGGCATTACCTTGTAGAGGTGTCAGATTTATATTAGCAGTAGAGAAGgttattcaaaattatttaaaatgtgtaactATAAATGAATAATAGTCAAAGTTTTGAGGTGGACAAGACAGAGTTGGAGGCTTTACAGATGCACcaagaaacctttttttaaaaaaaaaaaaagccaattgCTGTGAGATCAAGTATCCCAGATGAACTGTATCAAACTGATGCACTGTAACTACTTCTCAACATTTCAATTTTTCCCTGcttcactgattaaaaaaagcctCTAGTAAGAGACAAAAATCTTCTAGCTTTGTTGCCTCTAAGTAATTTTGAAAGAGGCAAGAATCAATTTACTTGCTCCATCTTGGTGCAGACCACAGAATCAATTGATTCCATTCTCCAGAGAGATCTTACATATACCAAGAAAAAAGGACAACATGCTACCAGAAGTCCATTCCACTTTCCTAaatagaaagcttttttcccaaTTTGTAAGTAAGTGATAAGTGGGCATTAAGTAAGTTCATAAACAGCAAAATCTAGGAACATTCCTTGACAGGCTAAGGTACTTCACATCTTTATAATTTTTACTAAAATGAAGGTAATTGAATTGCTATGTCCAATATCCTTTCAGAATCGAGGGACTTCAGAAGTGAAGTTTGGAACCTAAGCTCTTTTTATCTAGACCCTGCAGCCCAGATTCAACAAACCAAGGTAGCATTTCATTGAGCATAAACTATAAGCCCAAAATACAACTGACTATATGTGGTTCTTCTGTAGAGAACATTTACAATTATGGCGCACTAAAATTAACATCTTTTGATAAGAAAGAGAGCTGCACTGGAACCTAAGTTAGTTATAAAAGGaaagtttctgtgtttgtaaCGTTAATAGTCACATTCCTTACCATGGATGTCACTACCAGAGCAGGAGAAAATCCCATCGCTAAATAGAAAAAGAGTTCAACAATCTTATACCTAAAAAGGAACGATTTTAGACATTTAAGGAGGTGTACATGAGGAGGAACATTTCCTtcaacagtaaagaaaatattttaaattttatgttagCATGGGTGCATTAAACTATTCAAAAAGCTTTCTATGCAGACAGATAACcaatgttttatgaaaaaaataaagatagtATTTATCTCTGCATTGCAGTTGCAGGCAATGCCTTCTTCTCTAAATACTGCCTAGATGCATTCATTTGCGTTAAGTACTAGTGAGAATAAATCATTGAGACAActtatattttcttatttgacAAGAACCTCAGTAACTCATCTCCAAACCAAAAAAGTTGGGTCTTGCTCCCTGAGCATAAGTAATGAAAGCAGGCTCAAGAATTCAGATCTGACACTCAAGGACTCACATCTCAAAAACGAAAACAAGAAGCTAGCAGAAGTCAATATGCATCAGTATATATAAACAATATAACACTGCAGTATAATCTATACACAATGCTACATAAATTAGGGGCATAATAAAGCTATGATTTCAAATGGTTTCTTACCTTACCCACTCTCACCCCTGCTTtcttgtagaaaaaaattaaagtggatacttccctcccacccctttaagagaagaaaataatatagCCTGAAGACATGTAATGACAGGACGAATACAATTATCTTTTGAAAGATACAAGTTTGCATCATTCTCATTACATATTTCCACTGTTTCAAACCTCTTATTTCAATGTGTGAAAGACCGGATAGGAACACTCAGAAAGCAAGACAGCCCCcagcttttaatttcagttgaaagttaaatgcaaataataattCTTACTTTTCATGgtaaagaaatacataaatgGTTCCTCCAGCAGCCATCAGCCAGATAAACCAACGCATGTGAGATGCTAGAGGTCCAAGCTCACGTAGATTTAACCTGGAGGTACAAAGATTTCAGAGACAAAAGTGATGAATGAATGGACCATGCTGACACAAGAATAGTGGGGCttgataaaaacaaataaatattcagaGCTATAACTTAGGCATGATGGGGGATAAGACACTTGGACATTCTAtacacagagaagcagaaggtgTGTTTGCATTGATATGAGGGAAGCATAAACTGGAGTATGTGGAATATAAATtactttctgctgttttctaatATTACTTTCTGTTCAGCAAATCCCAGGAGATTACATTATGTTTCATTTCACAATGCAGAATATGGTCAATTGCATCTAAGAAGATACCTATAGACTTTGGAAAGCTGTGTTGATGAACTGTTTACATTGGAAAAAGCTTTAATACTGCAGTTGCACTTCAGATTTCTTACCATGGTGCATACGATGCCGCAATAAAGACATAGATCATCATTCTGTCACACATGTGAAAGCAATGCTCCATTGTCCTAGTAAAAGAGAACAAGTCACCAAGACAGATTTTAGAAAGGTTTTTGCATCATCTCAGTTTCCTGACACACTTTGGAATTACTTTGGGGAAAATACCATCAGCTCCATAACCTCTTAAAACCATTTGGAAGACAGTTCAGCTGACTTCCACTTCAGGGGGTCATAAGCGAGACATGTAGGAGATAAGCACTCCTCCATTCCTCTCCCCATCTCCACCCCCCATCAGGCATCCTGCTCTCTAGCAAGGAGGCAGAAAGCTGTCACATCAACTCTGTCTAATCCAGAAACTATTACTATTTAGTGACTATTGGTTAAATTCAATTTATGGCCCAGAATTACACAGGAATCAtaaggggtggggtgggggtggtggacACAaaccgaaaaaaaaaaaatttaaaaaaccaaaacaaaacaacccacaaaaccccacatCTTAGTTTTGCTATTGCTGCCTTGTTCCCAAGGAGGCTTTCTGCTAGTTAACTGTGTATTGTATTACAATTCTCTTGGCAAGCTCTGTGTTCCTCAAAGTATTTGAGCATGCCATAGTCCCAGACAGTGTTCTCATTTCTGCAGTGGGATTACATCCACCATGCACTTAGATTAGGTTTTACCCATTCAACTTCTAGATTAAGAGCCACTAGAGCCTAGAAAAACACATATTTTCCTTGcaaaaaagagcaaacattAAAGTTTGTTTGTATATGAGCTTGTCTCACTATTTCTTCCAACACAATCAAGGGTGTTTTTTTCATGATTCATTACAAGGTACCACTCcagacctgtaaaatcatgtTTTTGACTGAGAAACACAATGGAAAAACATCACAGAACATGAAAACACAACATACTCCACAACTTATATTGATACCTTAAGTGACTCTTTTTCCACGAAATGATATGAAATACTGTGGAGACAATGAAGAGCGCACAGAGCCCCATGCCATACATCCATGCTGTTATCTTTTCCCATCGATCATCAGAAAGCCGGTGGAGAAGGGCACTACCCACAATCGCTGGAACAATGAGGaactaagaaaacaaaaggctgtTGTTAAATCTTTACTCCCAGCCAAAGCAGTACCACCCGCAGTACAGCAACAGCAGGGCAGATAATACTGCAGTATGCCATACAAGACCGTATGTACATTTGATGGCATGCTCCTCACTGGAGGaagtttttcatttcattgtatGCTGACACACAAGCGTCAAGACTTTGACAATATCTCAGCCATCTAGGTTACACCTGTTTGTGACAAATTTCTCCTCACATGGTATTAGGCTAAGTTACTAGCTCCTCTAGCCATGACACAAAATCAGACAAACAAAAGTATTTGCTAAGTCTTAgtagtgtttttctttccacattctgctttatgttttaaaaaaggttttgatCTTACTCTAGGCTTGGATCTAAACCACCTCTTGTGCATAGAGGCTAAGCACAGGACAGACCAAAAGAAACTTAAATTCTAAATGAAAACCTTAAGCATTTAGAAGCATGCAGTTAAGTAGAAGATAAGAGAATAAAGCAAAGGCTTTGCAGAACTTGGGTTTTAGGTATCATAAATAAATTAACTGCAAACTTCTTTTATGAATAGATTCTTAATGCTCAAAGACGATGTTCTTTTAACACAGCATACCCGAATCTGTTTTCCTTACCGCCTTACTCTCAAGCAGCTTTAATTCAGATCTTCCTAAATAACCCTGTTAGAACACCATAATGGAATTAGCATGCTCACATGAAGTATCTAAGAAGTAGGCTGCAGACTTCACACACATTTAAAACTCCACTCCTTTCCAGAATAAATTACATCATGTACCTTTGtctcattcagaaaaaaacaaacgggggggggggggggagaaaaaagaaaaaagcatgtccaacaagtattttaagaaaagaaccTGCTGGCTCAAAGATTTCTACCCGTCTCCTTCCGCTATGAAGGCGTATCCTTGTCAGCCTTCTAAGTTAAAAACTCCACACAAGTTCCCTTCCAGTCCCTATGGTGTGTCTTAAGATGTTAATTAGTTCACTTGAATTGTAAATAAGCTTCATAGGTTAAATTCTTCGTAGTTTAACCTGAGTCTCACATGCTAAACAAGAAAGCTAGGAACAAGTAATGTTTAAACAAATCTGGCAACTCTGCTTTGCATTACAGGTTTGATAGCTTAGAGTGCAAAGTTCTGGTCTAGCCTGCCCTGTtttgtcctttacctgcttACAGACTAGAAGAAATGGAGGCTCTGATCACAGCTACAGTGCAGAAGATGCGGAGTATACCAAATGAATCTGAAAAGTAGTTGGTTAATCCAGGAGTTCAaacgaacaaacaaaaaatgcagtttttacCTCTGGATTTTGAAGTACATCAACTGTAGCTTCATTACcattatattttcttcctttttgcaaaATTTAGTACATCTAAGGCAAAAGCTGTAGAGCCATGGAAATGAAAAGTATGGCATTCCTATAGCCACAGCATTTGCACCAGACGTGAAAACACTTTCTGAGTTTTGTAACGAGACTATGGAAGTTGACCTCATACACTTGTAACACCAAAAATAGTCTGCCAGTCTGGCTTCTCATTTATCACAAACCATAAATTTCCATATACATATCCTGGACAGCCCCCAAATTCAAGAAAGGTTAAAGTGTTTCACTCCTCAGGAGATTAGTCCCTCCTGTTTTCCACATATGGCATACAGTTTAAAGTGTGGCTGAAGCCCTTGAGACAGCAAGGAACTGATTAGATGTGGCAGTTGTTTCATTTAGCTTTTGCAGGAGACAGGAAGATGCTAAGCTCCAGAAATAGTTTTTAGCCGGGTTTCTTTAAGCTGATCATGCTGTATCCACGTTCACCAGTTTCCTTCCCAATTTCTGGTGCAAATTTCAGTTTGACTATACTTGACAGAGAACTAAACGGTTTCAGAGAGATTATGTACCCACAAGTACCATGAACACAAGTACTAGGTAAAATAGCAAATCCCTGCTAATTCCCTACTAAAGCCTGGGCATGAGCTGCTCAGAGATTCTGCCTGGAGCTCTGATTGAGACCATTTTATAGGAAGGAAGACCTCTTTGAAGACCAGATTTAGATATTACACAGAACAATTTAACTTTCTTACACAGATATCCCAGCTTTTTACTAGTCTactaaaataagtatttcacAAATTAAGCTATGATGTGTAATGCTCAAATGGGCCAACACAGAGTTTGCTGCCAATCACTTTTTCCAGTAATTATTATATACAAAGTTGCAGGgttaaaacaaataagcaaTTCTCTTATCACCTCTTTCTTTGCACTGTCAGAATGAAGAATACAGCTACAAATGAATACACGGATGATGAGATGAATTAATCTCTTTTCTGCCTTGTCCTGGCTCTGAAGAATGATTCTACTTCTTGCAGGGAACAGCACTATACTAACATGAGAAggatttattgttttttctaaGTATTCTATTTGGAAACACTTTCCCTCTGTGCCTGATATGCATCATGGGAACAGTTAGACTAAACAAGAGATGTTTTATTAGtctttttctgaacaaaaatagCTAGATTAAAGACAAAATCCAGAAATGATACCCTGCTGTTCCAGCCAACTGGATAAAAGTTCTTTAGATACCAATGCCATACCAGCTAAAATATGATACAATGGACTTCCTTATATCTAACATCCGTCTTACAAAAGAAACGTAACACTCCAGTCAACAAAACAagacagattttgaaaaaacCTCTAGCGCAAGAACTGCATATTTTAATCTTCAGAATGGATCCCCAATCAATCTATCCTTTAAAAGAAGGGGTATTTACCAAAAAAGTAGTCAAAGAATCAGAACTAACAGAATGAGCGTGACTGTGCCGTGTCGTTTCACAGCACTGATGTAGCATTTCTAAGTTGCCAACATTCCTAGTAATAAAACTAGCTACAAGTCACAAAAAGCTTTGCTTATTTCATCATGAAGTGCAACCCTTCCAAATGAATATCGTCAAATCCACCAACTTAATGTACTATGAACAAACCCAGAACTGTGATGCTccaatttattaattttagcACCTTCATTAATACTTGCTAAATCAGAAATGGGGCTAGTGGAGAGATTTACAGAACAAGAGAGTAGGCAACAATTTCACTAAGTTTTCTAGAGAAATACCAGAACAAAATGAGACCCTGAAGTTACAAACCCCTTTGCAATAAGGAGGAAGACAAaggatttaaaatttatttatttaca
The genomic region above belongs to Gavia stellata isolate bGavSte3 chromosome 22, bGavSte3.hap2, whole genome shotgun sequence and contains:
- the MMD gene encoding monocyte to macrophage differentiation factor, coding for MRRLQERFRRFMNHPAPANSRYKPTCYEHAANCYTHAFLIVPAIVGSALLHRLSDDRWEKITAWMYGMGLCALFIVSTVFHIISWKKSHLRTMEHCFHMCDRMMIYVFIAASYAPWLNLRELGPLASHMRWFIWLMAAGGTIYVFLYHEKYKIVELFFYLAMGFSPALVVTSMSNTDGLQEVAWGGLIYCLGVVFFKSDGVIPFAHAIWHIFVATAAAVHYYAIWKYLYRSPADIIRHL